Proteins from a single region of Budorcas taxicolor isolate Tak-1 chromosome 11, Takin1.1, whole genome shotgun sequence:
- the IL17F gene encoding interleukin-17F, whose protein sequence is MTVLCDTAMVKFLLLLTLWLTLLGQAAAQKPLRTSDPGLCPPLEDHTVRVDIRIRRQNQGVSFSRNLQNRSISPWDYNITRDPNRFPSEIAEAQCRHIGCINAEGQEDRTLNSVPIQQEFLVLRRKRKGCPGLFVLEKVLVTVGCTCVTPMVRYLHDPMADGVADQLN, encoded by the exons ATGACTGTCCTGTGTGACACGGCCATG GTCAAGTTCCTGCTGCTATTGACATTGTGGCTCACCCTCCTGGGGCAGGCAGCAGCTCAGAAACCCCTCAGAACTAGTGATCCTGGCCTCTGCCCGCCTCTGGAGGACCACACTGTGAGGGTTGACATCCGTATCCGCAGGCAGAACCAGGGCGTTTCCTTCTCACGCAACCTGCAGAACCGCTCCATCTCCCCCTGGGATTACAA CATCACCCGGGACCCCAACCGGTTCCCCTCTGAGATCGCGGAGGCCCAGTGCAGACACATTGGCTGCATCAACGCCGAGGGACAGGAAGACAGGACCCTGAACTCTGTCCCAATCCAGCAGGAGTTTCTGGTCCTCCGGAGGAAGCGAAAGGGCTGTCCTGGCTTGTTTGTACTGGAGAAGGTGCTGGTGACCGTGGGCTGCACCTGCGTCACCCCAATGGTCCGCTACCTGCATGACCCGATGGCAGATGGGGTGGCAGATCAGCTCAACTGA